A genomic stretch from Chaetodon auriga isolate fChaAug3 chromosome 17, fChaAug3.hap1, whole genome shotgun sequence includes:
- the LOC143334835 gene encoding ras/Rap GTPase-activating protein SynGAP-like isoform X4, translated as MFGPSVLKKSTTLLVSVPYSCMDTSSKTWLPHQSQFGLVGQAEVCCGGPGVLTPNQSRRASFASVRQSSMETPPNATPQPFRQPSFLNRRLKGSIKRAKSQPKLDRTSSFRQMILPRFRSADQERTRLMQSFKESHSHESLLSPSSAAEALDLVLDEEAIIKPVHSSILGQEYCFEVTTSSGTKCFACRSASERDKWIENLQRAVKPNKNSSFHFQDNSRRVDNVLKLWIIEARDLPAKKRYYCELCLDDMLYARTTSKPRTDTVFWGEHFEFNNLPTIRSLRLHLYKETDKKRRKEKSTYLGLVSIPISSITGRQFVEQWYPVIQSSVLAKSGGVGSAKVINASLRVKSRYQTMNILPMELYKEFAEYITNNYRTLCAVLEPLLSVKSKEEVAFALVHILQSTGKTKEFLSDMAMCEVDRFMDREHLIFRENTLATKAVEEYLKLIGHRYLKDAIGDFIRALYESEENCEVDPMRVPPSVLADHQANLRMCCELLLCKIINSLCIFPRELKEVFASWRARCAERGREDLADSLISSSLFLRFMCPAIMSPSLFNLMQEYPAERTSRTLTLIAKVMQNLASFSKFGPKEEYMFFMNEFLEMEWGSMQQFLYEISNMDAGGNAGGFEGYIDLGRELSMLHSLLWEVMGQLSKDAILKLGPLPRLLNDISVALRNPQLHMPTNHQPDRPKDRLFSRPSFNRLMSSDFQSLMMRDLNSSIDISRLPSPTTGVSAVESLSSNLNMRRQAERDLRSSREVFYVTRPPLARSSPAYCTSSSDITEPDPKVHSVNKSVSMMDLQDSRMNSISNLNSVGDMLTSSQASIAGLGHSFGNLCGPLRMGGHMPAGSAGSGLRLSQMGHIGGPTESISQQQQQAAAAMHFPLSFQNPLFHLAAQNSPAQSQPPPPLLLAPEPENGHHDYQPAFGNNAFSRSEDLSGLRSQSSLVQPSIVHSHSYSDDFTRQNQSNDYAWHQLSLQVQESLQQQHLMGVVSQTATGTGTPASLATPPTTVHPVRQTSIAPQHLKSQRSINTPATATPPKVRPQSRNLLLDSSDTNFSGSQPKQRQTQQSVQQQTQQQQQDTQLSVTDSPAPGLPYQTSSAKENQGPSAAAEVSTDTPTKNTKKSQQSQLQPPQQHLLKPGNKQSTLSTPALNERTVAWVSNMPHLSADIESLRPDREGQLKEYSKSMDESRLERVKEYEEEIHSLKERLKMSHRKLEEYEQRLMSQEQQTSKILQQYQNRLEDSERRLKQQQMEKDSQIKGIISSLSARSMVATQDPDCQFRSDQSS; from the exons ACCAATCCCGCAGGGCAAGTTTTGCCTCTGTAAGACAGTCAAGCATGGAGACCCCTCCCAATGCCACCCCACAGCCCTTCAGACAGCCG AGTTTTCTCAATCGAAGGCTGAAGGGCTCCATCAAGAGGGCCAAAAGTCAGCCCAAACTGGACCGGACCAGCAGCTTCAGACAGATGATTTTGCCCCGGTTTCGCAGTGCTGACCAAGAGAG GACACGACTGATGCAGAGCTTCAAAGAATCCCACTCCCATGAATCCTTACTTTCTCCTAGCAGTGCTGCGGAGGCTTTGGACCTAGTTTTGGATGAAGAGGCCATAATCAAACCTGTCCACTCTAGCATTTTAGGTCAAGAGTACTGCTTTGAG GTGACCACCAGTTCAGGGACAAAATGTTTTGCTTGCCGATCAgcttcagagagagacaagtgGATTGAAAATCTGCAACGAGCCGTCAAACCCAACAAG AACTCCTCGTTTCACTTTCAGGACAACAGCAGACGGGTGGACAATGTGCTCAAGTTGTGGATCATTGAAGCCCGAGACCTTCCAGCGAAGAAACGCTACTATTGTGAGCTGTGTCTGGATGACATGCTGTACGCACGCACCACCAGCAAACCCCGGACTGACACAGTTTTCTGGGGCGAGCATTTTGAATTTAACAATTTGCCTACCATTCGTAGCCTTCGTTTGCACCTCTACaaggaaactgacaaaaaaagacgCAAG GAGAAAAGCACATATCTTGGCCTTGTCAGCATCCCCATCTCCAGCATCACAGGCCGGCAGTTCGTCGAGCAGTGGTACCCGGTGATACAGTCCAGTGTCTTGGCCAAAAGCGGTGGTGTTGGAAGTGCCAAAGTGATCAACGCCTCACTACGTGTCAAGTCTCGCTACCAGACAATGAACATCCTCCCGATGGAGCTGTACAAGGAGTTTGCTGAGTACATTACCAACAACTACCGAACACTGTGTGCAGTCCTGGAGCCGTTGCTGAGTGTAAAAAGCAAGGAGGAGGTGGCATTTGCTCTGGTGCACATCCTTCAAAGTACAGGGAAGACAAAG GAGTTCCTGTCTGACATGGCGATGTGTGAGGTGGATCGATTCATGGACCGTGAGCACTTGATCTTTCGTGAGAACACGCTAGCTACAAAGGCTGTGGAAGAGTACCTCAAACTGATAGGTCACAGATACCTCAAGGATGCTATTG GTGACTTCATTCGAGCCTTATATGAGTCTGAAGAGAACTGTGAGGTGGATCCCATGCGTGTCCCGCCGTCAGTCCTTGCTGACCATCAAGCCAATCTTCGCATGTGTTGCGAGCTGTTACTCTGCAAGATTATCAACTCTCTCTG CATATTTCCCCGGGAGCTGAAGGAAGTTTTTGCCTCGTGGAGAGCCAGATGTGCTGAGCGCGGAAGAGAGGATCTCGCCGACAGCCTCATCAGCTCCTCCCTGTTCCTCCGTTTCATGTGCCCAGCCATCATGTCCCCCTCCCTGTTCAACCTCATGCAGGAGTACCCCGCCGAACGCACATCCCGCACGCTCACTCTCATAGCCAAGGTGATGCAGAACCTGGCCAGCTTCAGCAA ATTTGGACCCAAGGAGGAATACATGTTTTTCATGAATGAGTTTCTGGAAATGGAGTGGGGCTCCATGCAGCAGTTTCTCTATGAGATTTCCAACATGGACGCCGGAGGAAACGCCGGAGGGTTTGAGGGCTACATTGACCTCGGCAGAGAACTGTCCATGCTCCACAGCTTACTGTGGGAAGTCATGGGCCAGCTCAGCAAG GATGCTATTCTCAAACTGGGACCCCTGCCACGGCTGCTGAATGATATCAGCGTCGCCCTGAGGAACCCTCAACTCCACATGCCTACAAATCACCAGCCAGACCGACCGAAGGACAGACTCTTCTCGCGGCCATCTTTCAATCGTCTCATGTCCTCTGACTTCCAAAGCCTTATGATGCGTGACTTGAACAG TTCGATAGACATCTCTCGCCTGCCGTCCCCTACGACCGGTGTCTCAGCTGTAGAATCCCTCTCCTCTAATCTGAACATGAGGCGTCAGGCAGAACGAGACCTCCGCTCGTCGAGGGAGGTGTTCTATGTGACCCGCCCGCCGCTGGCTCGATCCAGCCCCGCATACTGCACGAGCAGCTCGGACATCACTGAGCCCGATCCAAAG GTTCATAGTGTGAATAAAAGTGTGTCCATGATGGACCTTCAGGACTCCCGAATGAACAGCATTTCCAACCTGAACTCTGTGGGAGACATGCTCACCTCCTCTCAGGCCTCCATCGCTGGCCTGGGCCACAGCTTCGGGAACCTCTGCGGTCCTCTTCGTATGGGAGGGCATATGCCGGCGGGCTCGGCGGGCTCCGGTTTGAGGCTGAGCCAGATGGGCCACATAGGAGGGCCCACCGAATCCATctctcaacagcagcagcaggccgcAGCAGCGATGCACTTCCCCCTGTCTTTCCAGAACCCGCTATTCCATCTGGCCGCCCAGAACTCCCCGGCTCAGTCtcagcctccccctcctctcctcctcgccCCGGAGCCCGAGAACGGCCACCACGACTATCAGCCAGCCTTTGGCAACAATGCCTTCTCCCGCAGCGAGGACTTGTCCGGCCTGCGGTCACAGAGCAGTCTGGTGCAGCCCAGCATTGTCCACTCACACAGCtacagtgatgatttcacccGGCAGAATCAGAGCAATGACTACGCCTGGCACCAGCTGTCACTGCAGGTGCAG GagtctctccagcagcagcacctgatGGGAGTTGTATCTCAGACAGCCACTGGGACGGGCACCCCTGCCTCTTTGGCCACACCACCTACTACAGTTCACCCTGTCCGCCAGACCTCCATCGCCCCACAACACCTCAAGTCACAGCGGTCCATTAACACTCCAGCCACCGCCACACCTCCGAAGGTTCGCCCGCAGAGCAGGAACCTCCTCCTCGACTCTTCTGACACAAACTTCAGCGGCAGTCAGCCCAAACAGCGGCAGACTCAGCAGTCAGTGCAACAGCAGacgcagcagcaacaacaggacacacagctgtccGTGACGGACAGTCCGGCTCCCGGGCTCCCGTACCAGACGAGCTCCGCCAAAGAAAACCAGGGCCCGTCAGCGGCCGCAGAGGTGTCAACGGACACTCCCACAAAAAACACCAAGAAGTCTCAACAGTCACAACTGCAGCCGCCACAGCAGCATCTGCTCAAACCAGGCAATAAACAG TCGACCTTGAGCACCCCGGCCCTCAATGAACGGACGGTCGCCTGGGTGTCCAACAtgcctcatctctctgctgacATCGAGAGCCTGCGGCCGGACCGTGAGGGCCAGCTGAAGGAGTACTCCAAGAGCATGGATGAGTCACGACTAGAGAGG GTAAAAGAGTACGAAGAAGAGATACATTCCTTGAAGGAGCGGCTGAAGATGTCTCATCGCAAGCTTGAAGAATACGAGCAGAGACTTATGTCGCAGGAACAGCAGACAAGCAAGATCCTGCAGCAGTATCAGAACCGCCTGGAAGACAGTGAGCGGCgtctgaagcagcagcaaatgGAGAAAGACTCTCAAATCAAAGGCATCATCAGCAG TCTATCAGCCAGGTCTATGGTGGCCACCCAGGATCCTGACTGTCAGTTCCGAAGTGACCAGAGTTCATGA
- the LOC143334835 gene encoding ras/Rap GTPase-activating protein SynGAP-like isoform X3, which translates to MFGPSVLKKSTTLLVSVPYSCMDTSSKTWLPHQSQFGLVGQAEVCCGGPGVLTPNQSRRASFASVRQSSMETPPNATPQPFRQPSFLNRRLKGSIKRAKSQPKLDRTSSFRQMILPRFRSADQERTRLMQSFKESHSHESLLSPSSAAEALDLVLDEEAIIKPVHSSILGQEYCFEVTTSSGTKCFACRSASERDKWIENLQRAVKPNKDNSRRVDNVLKLWIIEARDLPAKKRYYCELCLDDMLYARTTSKPRTDTVFWGEHFEFNNLPTIRSLRLHLYKETDKKRRKEKSTYLGLVSIPISSITGRQFVEQWYPVIQSSVLAKSGGVGSAKVINASLRVKSRYQTMNILPMELYKEFAEYITNNYRTLCAVLEPLLSVKSKEEVAFALVHILQSTGKTKEFLSDMAMCEVDRFMDREHLIFRENTLATKAVEEYLKLIGHRYLKDAIGDFIRALYESEENCEVDPMRVPPSVLADHQANLRMCCELLLCKIINSLCIFPRELKEVFASWRARCAERGREDLADSLISSSLFLRFMCPAIMSPSLFNLMQEYPAERTSRTLTLIAKVMQNLASFSKFGPKEEYMFFMNEFLEMEWGSMQQFLYEISNMDAGGNAGGFEGYIDLGRELSMLHSLLWEVMGQLSKDAILKLGPLPRLLNDISVALRNPQLHMPTNHQPDRPKDRLFSRPSFNRLMSSDFQSLMMRDLNSSIDISRLPSPTTGVSAVESLSSNLNMRRQAERDLRSSREVFYVTRPPLARSSPAYCTSSSDITEPDPKVHSVNKSVSMMDLQDSRMNSISNLNSVGDMLTSSQASIAGLGHSFGNLCGPLRMGGHMPAGSAGSGLRLSQMGHIGGPTESISQQQQQAAAAMHFPLSFQNPLFHLAAQNSPAQSQPPPPLLLAPEPENGHHDYQPAFGNNAFSRSEDLSGLRSQSSLVQPSIVHSHSYSDDFTRQNQSNDYAWHQLSLQVQESLQQQHLMGVVSQTATGTGTPASLATPPTTVHPVRQTSIAPQHLKSQRSINTPATATPPKVRPQSRNLLLDSSDTNFSGSQPKQRQTQQSVQQQTQQQQQDTQLSVTDSPAPGLPYQTSSAKENQGPSAAAEVSTDTPTKNTKKSQQSQLQPPQQHLLKPGNKQSTLSTPALNERTVAWVSNMPHLSADIESLRPDREGQLKEYSKSMDESRLERVKEYEEEIHSLKERLKMSHRKLEEYEQRLMSQEQQTSKILQQYQNRLEDSERRLKQQQMEKDSQIKGIISRLMAVEDELRGGAIPDIKPRILTDQSISQVYGGHPGS; encoded by the exons ACCAATCCCGCAGGGCAAGTTTTGCCTCTGTAAGACAGTCAAGCATGGAGACCCCTCCCAATGCCACCCCACAGCCCTTCAGACAGCCG AGTTTTCTCAATCGAAGGCTGAAGGGCTCCATCAAGAGGGCCAAAAGTCAGCCCAAACTGGACCGGACCAGCAGCTTCAGACAGATGATTTTGCCCCGGTTTCGCAGTGCTGACCAAGAGAG GACACGACTGATGCAGAGCTTCAAAGAATCCCACTCCCATGAATCCTTACTTTCTCCTAGCAGTGCTGCGGAGGCTTTGGACCTAGTTTTGGATGAAGAGGCCATAATCAAACCTGTCCACTCTAGCATTTTAGGTCAAGAGTACTGCTTTGAG GTGACCACCAGTTCAGGGACAAAATGTTTTGCTTGCCGATCAgcttcagagagagacaagtgGATTGAAAATCTGCAACGAGCCGTCAAACCCAACAAG GACAACAGCAGACGGGTGGACAATGTGCTCAAGTTGTGGATCATTGAAGCCCGAGACCTTCCAGCGAAGAAACGCTACTATTGTGAGCTGTGTCTGGATGACATGCTGTACGCACGCACCACCAGCAAACCCCGGACTGACACAGTTTTCTGGGGCGAGCATTTTGAATTTAACAATTTGCCTACCATTCGTAGCCTTCGTTTGCACCTCTACaaggaaactgacaaaaaaagacgCAAG GAGAAAAGCACATATCTTGGCCTTGTCAGCATCCCCATCTCCAGCATCACAGGCCGGCAGTTCGTCGAGCAGTGGTACCCGGTGATACAGTCCAGTGTCTTGGCCAAAAGCGGTGGTGTTGGAAGTGCCAAAGTGATCAACGCCTCACTACGTGTCAAGTCTCGCTACCAGACAATGAACATCCTCCCGATGGAGCTGTACAAGGAGTTTGCTGAGTACATTACCAACAACTACCGAACACTGTGTGCAGTCCTGGAGCCGTTGCTGAGTGTAAAAAGCAAGGAGGAGGTGGCATTTGCTCTGGTGCACATCCTTCAAAGTACAGGGAAGACAAAG GAGTTCCTGTCTGACATGGCGATGTGTGAGGTGGATCGATTCATGGACCGTGAGCACTTGATCTTTCGTGAGAACACGCTAGCTACAAAGGCTGTGGAAGAGTACCTCAAACTGATAGGTCACAGATACCTCAAGGATGCTATTG GTGACTTCATTCGAGCCTTATATGAGTCTGAAGAGAACTGTGAGGTGGATCCCATGCGTGTCCCGCCGTCAGTCCTTGCTGACCATCAAGCCAATCTTCGCATGTGTTGCGAGCTGTTACTCTGCAAGATTATCAACTCTCTCTG CATATTTCCCCGGGAGCTGAAGGAAGTTTTTGCCTCGTGGAGAGCCAGATGTGCTGAGCGCGGAAGAGAGGATCTCGCCGACAGCCTCATCAGCTCCTCCCTGTTCCTCCGTTTCATGTGCCCAGCCATCATGTCCCCCTCCCTGTTCAACCTCATGCAGGAGTACCCCGCCGAACGCACATCCCGCACGCTCACTCTCATAGCCAAGGTGATGCAGAACCTGGCCAGCTTCAGCAA ATTTGGACCCAAGGAGGAATACATGTTTTTCATGAATGAGTTTCTGGAAATGGAGTGGGGCTCCATGCAGCAGTTTCTCTATGAGATTTCCAACATGGACGCCGGAGGAAACGCCGGAGGGTTTGAGGGCTACATTGACCTCGGCAGAGAACTGTCCATGCTCCACAGCTTACTGTGGGAAGTCATGGGCCAGCTCAGCAAG GATGCTATTCTCAAACTGGGACCCCTGCCACGGCTGCTGAATGATATCAGCGTCGCCCTGAGGAACCCTCAACTCCACATGCCTACAAATCACCAGCCAGACCGACCGAAGGACAGACTCTTCTCGCGGCCATCTTTCAATCGTCTCATGTCCTCTGACTTCCAAAGCCTTATGATGCGTGACTTGAACAG TTCGATAGACATCTCTCGCCTGCCGTCCCCTACGACCGGTGTCTCAGCTGTAGAATCCCTCTCCTCTAATCTGAACATGAGGCGTCAGGCAGAACGAGACCTCCGCTCGTCGAGGGAGGTGTTCTATGTGACCCGCCCGCCGCTGGCTCGATCCAGCCCCGCATACTGCACGAGCAGCTCGGACATCACTGAGCCCGATCCAAAG GTTCATAGTGTGAATAAAAGTGTGTCCATGATGGACCTTCAGGACTCCCGAATGAACAGCATTTCCAACCTGAACTCTGTGGGAGACATGCTCACCTCCTCTCAGGCCTCCATCGCTGGCCTGGGCCACAGCTTCGGGAACCTCTGCGGTCCTCTTCGTATGGGAGGGCATATGCCGGCGGGCTCGGCGGGCTCCGGTTTGAGGCTGAGCCAGATGGGCCACATAGGAGGGCCCACCGAATCCATctctcaacagcagcagcaggccgcAGCAGCGATGCACTTCCCCCTGTCTTTCCAGAACCCGCTATTCCATCTGGCCGCCCAGAACTCCCCGGCTCAGTCtcagcctccccctcctctcctcctcgccCCGGAGCCCGAGAACGGCCACCACGACTATCAGCCAGCCTTTGGCAACAATGCCTTCTCCCGCAGCGAGGACTTGTCCGGCCTGCGGTCACAGAGCAGTCTGGTGCAGCCCAGCATTGTCCACTCACACAGCtacagtgatgatttcacccGGCAGAATCAGAGCAATGACTACGCCTGGCACCAGCTGTCACTGCAGGTGCAG GagtctctccagcagcagcacctgatGGGAGTTGTATCTCAGACAGCCACTGGGACGGGCACCCCTGCCTCTTTGGCCACACCACCTACTACAGTTCACCCTGTCCGCCAGACCTCCATCGCCCCACAACACCTCAAGTCACAGCGGTCCATTAACACTCCAGCCACCGCCACACCTCCGAAGGTTCGCCCGCAGAGCAGGAACCTCCTCCTCGACTCTTCTGACACAAACTTCAGCGGCAGTCAGCCCAAACAGCGGCAGACTCAGCAGTCAGTGCAACAGCAGacgcagcagcaacaacaggacacacagctgtccGTGACGGACAGTCCGGCTCCCGGGCTCCCGTACCAGACGAGCTCCGCCAAAGAAAACCAGGGCCCGTCAGCGGCCGCAGAGGTGTCAACGGACACTCCCACAAAAAACACCAAGAAGTCTCAACAGTCACAACTGCAGCCGCCACAGCAGCATCTGCTCAAACCAGGCAATAAACAG TCGACCTTGAGCACCCCGGCCCTCAATGAACGGACGGTCGCCTGGGTGTCCAACAtgcctcatctctctgctgacATCGAGAGCCTGCGGCCGGACCGTGAGGGCCAGCTGAAGGAGTACTCCAAGAGCATGGATGAGTCACGACTAGAGAGG GTAAAAGAGTACGAAGAAGAGATACATTCCTTGAAGGAGCGGCTGAAGATGTCTCATCGCAAGCTTGAAGAATACGAGCAGAGACTTATGTCGCAGGAACAGCAGACAAGCAAGATCCTGCAGCAGTATCAGAACCGCCTGGAAGACAGTGAGCGGCgtctgaagcagcagcaaatgGAGAAAGACTCTCAAATCAAAGGCATCATCAGCAG ACTCATGGCTGTGGAAGATGAGCTGAGAGGGGGTGCCATTCCTGATATTAAGCCTCGAATCCTCACAGACCAG TCTATCAGCCAGGTCTATGGTGGCCACCCAGGATCCTGA